One part of the Vanessa cardui chromosome 2, ilVanCard2.1, whole genome shotgun sequence genome encodes these proteins:
- the LOC124542336 gene encoding protein obstructor-E, with the protein MAFKSSIGVVFLACLVVLASSAVPKNVKRKPVNPPARAAADDAERDAEITNSCPDDGFFADAEQCDKYYECRDGKIIEKLCPDGMVFNDYSPDEEKCDLPFNIDCSQRPKLQTPIPAQHCPRQNGYFSHSDPKECGKFYYCVDGKFNMITCPDGLVYNDKSGICTWPDEAKKKGCGAADVFQFDCPPVNETFGLTHPRYADPEDCQFFYVCINGNTPRRSGCKLGQAFDDVNKKCEWARKVPECADWYKGQLTDSELDALENPPTPKPKPAGSPSRRKPMRPGKGKQIEVDEE; encoded by the exons ATGGCGTTCAAGTCGTCTATAGGTGTTGTTTTCTTGGCGTGTCTGGTTG TATTAGCATCATCAGCAGTTCCAAAGAATGTGAAGAGGAAACCAGTCAATCCACCAGCGCGCGCTGCTGCCGATGACGCTGAACGAGACGCGGAGATCACAAACTCATGTCCAGACGACGGTTTCTTCGCGGATGCTGAACAGTGTGACAAATATTACGAATGCAG AGATGGCAAGATAATTGAGAAGCTTTGTCCTGATGGTATGGTGTTCAATGACTACAGCCCAGATGAGGAGAAATGTGACCTCCCCTTCAACATCGATTGCTCACAGCGTCCTAAGCTAC aGACTCCAATCCCCGCCCAGCACTGCCCACGTCAAAACGGATACTTTTCCCACTCAGATCCTAAAGAATGTGGTAAATTCTATTACTGTGTTGACGGTAAGTTCAACATGATCACATGCCCTGATGGTCTCGTGTACAACGACAAGAGCGGTATCTGCACCTGGCCCGATGAGGCTAAGAAGAAGGGTTGTGGAGCTGCTG atgTCTTCCAATTTGACTGTCCTCCTGTAAACGAGACTTTCGGTTTGACACATCCCCGTTACGCTGACCCTGAGGACTGCCAGTTCTTCTACGTATGCATCAATGGAAATACTCCGAGACGCTCCGGCTGTAAGCTTGGACAAGCATTCGATGACGTCAACAAGAAGTGCGAATGGGCAAGAAAGGTCCCTGAATG CGCTGATTGGTACAAGGGACAGCTGACAGACTCCGAATTGGATGCCCTAGAGAACCCACCTACGCCGAAACCCAAACCAGCCGGCTCTCCATCACGTCGCAAGCCTATGCGCCCGGGAAAGGGAAAACAAATCGAAGTTGACGAGGAATAG
- the LOC124541523 gene encoding protein obstructor-E: protein MRISAQFAVLALCIAYAQAGILLQNAPACPESYGVQAYAHPELCDQFFLCTNGTLTVETCENGLLFDGKGAVHNHCNYHWAVDCGERKADLTPYSTPGCEYQFGIYPDSAECSTSYIKCAYGVPHQEPCTPGLVYDERIHGCNWPDLLQPFCNPEAVVGFKCPTKVPAHTQSAKFWPFPRFPVPGDCHRLITCVEGNPRLITCEEGKVFDDQNLTCEDPELVPHCAHA from the exons ctcAGGCAGGAATTCTTCTTCAGAATGCGCCGGCTTGTCCTGAATCCTATGGAGTTcag gcATACGCCCACCCTGAGCTCTGCGACCAATTCTTCCTGTGTACAAATGGTACCCTCACCGTAGAGACGTGTGAGAACGGTCTCCTGTTCGACGGGAAAGGCGCTGTACACAATCACTGCAACTATCACTGGGCTGTGGACTGTGGAGAGAGAAAGGCTGACT TAACACCATACTCGACTCCTGGCTGCGAATACCAGTTCGGTATTTATCCCGACAGCGCGGAATGTTCCACCAGCTACATCAAGTGCGCATATGGAGTACCTCATCAGGAACCTTGCACGCCCGGTCTTGTATACGATGAACGTATCCACGGCTGCAACTGGCCTGATCTTCTTCAACCTTTCTGTAACCCCGAAG CTGTTGTCGGCTTCAAGTGCCCAACTAAAGTTCCAGCACACACTCAATCAGCCAAGTTCTGGCCTTTCCCCCGCTTCCCAGTACCAGGCGACTGCCATAGACTAATCACCTGCGTGGAAGGCAACCCTCGTCTCATCACCTGCGAAGAAGGCAAGGTCTTCGATGACCAGAACCTGACCTGCGAAGACCCTGAATTAGTGCCCCACTGTGCGCATGCGTga